The proteins below come from a single Acidobacteriota bacterium genomic window:
- a CDS encoding caspase family protein — protein MLLGTVLLFGLSQASAQDRANPLPLPGTEIKGTLRPGVRTETFYALEASGSVEFTLSVTGYQDWAMLEVEVLDTSFVPLLKFEASASTPNGSDKRAAKLRLGGKQIVLLRLSGPSANKSGTYSLKLSGQVAGAHFSPTVPTTAQKKPAEAPIENWSVLLKQQKQSEPEPQRTANPTPAPRESGKAVAAAMPAVASAIREIGADKRFALLIGNSAYETVPLKNPVNDARAMAEVLAECGFQVTMLENADKRRMEEAIRAFGAKLDAKSVGLFYFAGHGIQVNGTNYLVPLGVRIEKEADVEYETVDAGRVLSEFANARNALSILILDACRDNPFAAATRSLTRGLAVVKLPKEANGTLVAYATSPGNVARDGTGQNGLYTEELLRNLRKPGLKIEDVFKLTRIGVKERSNGSQVPWENSSIDGDFFFVRR, from the coding sequence TTGTTACTCGGAACCGTACTGCTGTTTGGTTTGAGCCAAGCCAGCGCGCAAGACCGCGCCAATCCGCTGCCGCTGCCGGGCACTGAAATCAAAGGCACGCTCCGGCCCGGCGTGCGCACCGAAACCTTTTATGCCTTGGAAGCCTCGGGCAGTGTCGAATTCACGTTGAGTGTGACGGGCTATCAGGACTGGGCGATGCTGGAAGTTGAGGTGCTGGATACGAGTTTTGTGCCGCTGCTCAAATTCGAGGCGTCCGCTTCGACGCCGAATGGCAGCGACAAACGCGCGGCCAAATTGCGGCTGGGCGGCAAGCAGATCGTCCTGTTGCGTTTGAGCGGGCCGTCCGCCAACAAGAGCGGCACGTATAGTTTGAAGCTCAGCGGCCAAGTCGCAGGCGCGCATTTCAGTCCTACCGTGCCCACGACCGCACAAAAGAAACCGGCTGAAGCGCCGATTGAAAACTGGTCGGTGTTGCTCAAACAGCAAAAGCAGAGTGAACCGGAGCCGCAGCGCACGGCCAATCCAACGCCGGCACCGCGCGAATCAGGCAAAGCGGTCGCGGCGGCCATGCCTGCGGTGGCGTCAGCGATTCGCGAGATCGGCGCGGACAAACGCTTTGCCCTGCTCATCGGCAACAGCGCCTATGAAACGGTGCCGCTGAAAAATCCGGTCAACGATGCGCGGGCGATGGCGGAGGTGCTGGCGGAATGCGGTTTTCAGGTGACGATGCTCGAAAACGCCGACAAGCGGCGCATGGAAGAAGCCATCCGCGCGTTTGGCGCAAAGCTCGACGCCAAGAGCGTCGGGCTGTTTTATTTCGCCGGGCACGGCATCCAGGTGAACGGCACGAATTATCTGGTGCCGCTCGGCGTGCGCATCGAAAAGGAAGCCGATGTCGAATATGAGACGGTGGACGCCGGGCGCGTGCTCTCTGAATTCGCCAATGCCCGCAATGCGCTGAGCATCCTGATTCTCGATGCCTGCCGCGACAACCCCTTTGCCGCGGCGACGCGTTCGCTGACGCGCGGGCTGGCCGTGGTCAAATTGCCCAAAGAGGCCAATGGCACTTTGGTCGCTTACGCCACTTCGCCCGGCAACGTGGCGCGCGACGGCACCGGCCAGAACGGGCTTTATACCGAAGAGTTGTTGCGCAATCTGCGGAAGCCGGGCCTGAAGATCGAAGACGTTTTCAAACTGACCCGCATCGGCGTCAAGGAACGCAGCAATGGCTCGCAGGTACCTTGGGAAAACTCCTCGATTGACGGGGATTTCTTTTTTGTGCGCAGGTAA
- a CDS encoding curli production assembly protein CsgG: protein MSNTIITRFITALALLTLLAVNPANNSSAQEKRRIAVLDFDYATVTSNVYAYFGSNQDVGKGIADLLVTKLVQSGVYTVVERKQIEKILAEQNFGASGRVDATTAAKIGKILGVDTLIMGSINTFGRDDSSKSKAGGGAVRIPGNLPGFGGMKVNREKAKAVVGVNFRMVNTTTAEIFYAGDARGESKRESTSVSGGGGIIGDVVGAGNQDMTSSNFASTIIGEAVYDAVGKLSSQLESKAATLPVLEMKVEGTIADVAGSMVVLNVGKNAGLKVGDKLNVERPIKEVKDPDTGKVLRVLSDKIGEVVITEVDDVSAVGKYTGSQPAKVKDKVKK from the coding sequence ATGAGTAACACAATCATTACGCGCTTTATCACTGCCCTGGCCCTGCTGACCCTGCTGGCCGTCAATCCCGCTAACAATTCATCGGCACAAGAGAAACGCCGCATCGCCGTGCTGGATTTTGATTACGCGACGGTGACGAGCAACGTGTATGCTTACTTTGGCAGCAACCAGGATGTGGGCAAGGGCATCGCCGACCTGCTGGTGACCAAGCTGGTGCAGAGCGGCGTTTACACCGTGGTCGAGCGCAAGCAGATCGAAAAGATTCTGGCTGAACAGAACTTCGGCGCGAGCGGGCGCGTGGACGCCACGACCGCCGCCAAGATCGGCAAGATTCTGGGCGTGGATACGCTGATTATGGGCAGCATCAACACCTTTGGCCGCGATGATTCGTCGAAATCAAAAGCGGGCGGCGGCGCTGTGCGCATCCCTGGCAACCTGCCCGGCTTTGGCGGCATGAAGGTCAATCGTGAAAAGGCGAAAGCGGTCGTCGGCGTCAACTTCCGCATGGTCAACACGACGACGGCGGAAATTTTTTATGCGGGCGATGCGCGCGGCGAATCCAAACGCGAGAGCACTTCGGTTTCGGGCGGCGGCGGCATCATTGGCGACGTCGTCGGCGCGGGGAACCAGGACATGACCTCCAGCAATTTCGCCTCGACAATCATTGGCGAAGCCGTTTATGACGCGGTCGGCAAACTCTCGTCGCAGTTGGAGAGCAAGGCTGCGACGCTGCCCGTGCTTGAAATGAAAGTCGAAGGCACCATCGCCGATGTCGCCGGTTCGATGGTGGTGCTGAACGTCGGCAAAAACGCCGGGTTGAAAGTCGGCGACAAGTTGAATGTCGAACGCCCCATCAAAGAGGTCAAAGACCCTGACACGGGCAAGGTCTTGCGCGTACTTTCCGACAAGATCGGCGAAGTCGTGATTACCGAAGTGGACGATGTCAGCGCGGTTGGCAAATACACGGGCAGCCAGCCGGCGAAGGTAAAAGACAAGGTAAAGAAGTAG